One segment of Geomonas ferrireducens DNA contains the following:
- a CDS encoding alpha/beta hydrolase, whose protein sequence is MTYDSTSIHKLRDAMFAFDFAHPVRTIETLRVGMEAISQANPPAADLTVEPTELGGVAAVAITAPGASKDRVIYHLHGGGWVAGSPASHLGMLGELSRAAKSQVIVLDHSRAPEHPFPASYDESVRAYEAVRALGKPFAVTGDSSGGGMVLNVLAYASSKGHKDARAGILISPWADLTLTLPSLTQLADRDPMVNASAMREMVEAYAGNHDLKDPRISPLFADMHGFPPLLIHVGSDEVLLDDALEIDRKVRAAGGESHLEVWPEMLHVWHIQTGSLPQAHDALQRAGEFLIGHLEK, encoded by the coding sequence ATGACCTACGATTCAACTTCCATTCATAAGCTCCGCGATGCGATGTTCGCCTTCGACTTTGCGCATCCCGTACGCACCATCGAGACGCTCCGCGTCGGCATGGAGGCAATTTCACAAGCAAACCCGCCGGCGGCTGACCTAACCGTCGAGCCGACCGAGCTCGGTGGCGTAGCCGCGGTGGCGATTACGGCTCCCGGCGCGTCCAAAGACCGAGTCATCTACCATCTCCACGGTGGTGGCTGGGTGGCTGGCTCTCCTGCCTCGCATCTGGGCATGCTCGGAGAGCTGTCTCGAGCGGCAAAGTCCCAGGTCATCGTCCTGGACCACTCCAGGGCACCCGAGCACCCATTTCCGGCGTCCTACGATGAGTCCGTCCGCGCCTACGAAGCAGTGCGTGCGCTTGGCAAGCCGTTCGCCGTGACAGGAGACTCCAGTGGCGGAGGCATGGTTCTCAACGTTCTCGCCTACGCATCCTCGAAGGGCCACAAGGACGCGCGAGCAGGAATACTAATCAGCCCATGGGCAGACTTGACGCTGACGCTCCCCTCGTTAACGCAGTTGGCCGACCGCGACCCAATGGTCAACGCGAGCGCGATGCGGGAGATGGTCGAGGCTTACGCTGGCAACCACGACTTGAAGGATCCCCGCATCTCGCCCCTGTTCGCCGACATGCACGGTTTTCCTCCACTGCTCATCCATGTCGGAAGCGACGAAGTACTTCTCGACGACGCGCTTGAAATTGACCGGAAGGTGCGCGCGGCCGGCGGCGAGTCGCACCTTGAGGTCTGGCCTGAGATGCTGCACGTCTGGCACATTCAGACAGGCTCTTTGCCTCAGGCCCACGACGCGCTGCAGAGAGCCGGAGAGTTTCTCATCGGGCACCTTGAAAAATAG
- a CDS encoding tautomerase family protein — MPIFHAHIPAQKFSSEEKRALADALNLALHEAMDTPMDDRFIIISEHKDDEFFIHPTFPDMKRSDKRMLVTVTSGTSRTVEQKRKLAELVTRYAVEKVGVSQDDVSLVIYAIPLENMSFGGGKLVSDLDLSMPWVNK, encoded by the coding sequence ATGCCAATATTTCACGCCCATATCCCGGCTCAAAAGTTCTCTAGCGAAGAGAAGCGGGCTCTGGCAGATGCCTTAAATCTCGCTCTTCATGAAGCCATGGATACGCCTATGGATGACCGTTTCATCATCATCAGTGAGCACAAGGACGATGAATTCTTCATCCATCCGACTTTTCCCGACATGAAGAGATCCGACAAGCGCATGCTCGTAACGGTGACGTCCGGCACGAGCAGGACGGTGGAGCAGAAACGCAAGCTCGCGGAGTTGGTCACCCGATACGCAGTGGAAAAGGTTGGCGTCAGCCAGGACGATGTCTCCCTGGTGATCTATGCCATTCCCTTGGAGAACATGAGCTTCGGCGGTGGAAAGCTGGTCTCTGACCTCGACCTTTCCATGCCTTGGGTAAACAAGTAA
- the flgM gene encoding flagellar biosynthesis anti-sigma factor FlgM yields the protein MKLEELNTNPAATHLAVVRNEKPETGDAHAETAARQQAATDKVELSSYMPVVPTSKQRRDDIRVEKVEELRSQIKSGTYEVSSQDLAQKMLSKLVMK from the coding sequence ATGAAACTTGAAGAGCTCAATACCAACCCGGCCGCAACCCATCTTGCCGTCGTGCGCAACGAGAAGCCCGAGACGGGCGACGCACACGCCGAGACCGCGGCCAGGCAGCAGGCGGCGACCGACAAGGTCGAGCTGTCGAGCTACATGCCCGTGGTTCCCACCTCGAAGCAGAGGAGGGACGACATCCGGGTGGAAAAGGTAGAAGAGTTGCGTTCACAGATCAAGAGCGGCACCTACGAGGTATCCAGCCAGGATCTCGCCCAGAAGATGCTTTCCAAGCTCGTCATGAAGTAA
- a CDS encoding HAD family hydrolase, producing the protein MGPIRLLIFDLDGTLIDSLPDLTDATNLIRERYGLPRVGISDVRKLVGRGVRNLVERALPGVGVEELDRATEVFLEFNLAHIADKTRPYPGVPETLSDLSGLGIPMVVLSNKNVALCREVLGKLGLERHFTDIFGADSFPCRKPSPEPVLAVLKGFGVPAAECVMVGDSINDIAAGGGAGVWTVGCSYGYGEMSELEGASYRVGDFPSLLQLPFIEKKK; encoded by the coding sequence ATGGGTCCAATCCGGCTGCTCATCTTCGACCTGGACGGCACGCTCATCGACTCGCTGCCCGACCTGACCGACGCCACCAATCTGATCCGCGAGCGATACGGGCTGCCCCGGGTCGGCATCAGCGACGTGCGCAAACTCGTCGGGCGCGGGGTGCGCAACCTCGTGGAGCGGGCCCTGCCCGGGGTCGGCGTGGAGGAACTGGACCGCGCCACCGAAGTCTTCCTCGAGTTCAACCTGGCGCACATAGCCGACAAGACCCGGCCGTACCCCGGTGTGCCCGAGACGCTCTCCGATCTCTCCGGGCTCGGCATCCCGATGGTGGTCCTCTCCAACAAGAACGTGGCCCTTTGCCGCGAGGTGCTCGGGAAACTGGGCCTTGAGCGGCATTTCACCGACATCTTCGGCGCCGACTCCTTTCCGTGCCGCAAACCCTCTCCCGAGCCCGTCCTGGCCGTCCTGAAGGGGTTCGGGGTTCCCGCCGCCGAGTGCGTCATGGTGGGGGACAGCATCAACGACATAGCCGCAGGAGGCGGAGCCGGTGTATGGACCGTCGGGTGCAGCTACGGCTACGGCGAGATGAGCGAACTGGAAGGAGCGAGCTACCGGGTGGGGGACTTCCCCTCGCTGTTGCAGCTCCCCTTCATCGAGAAGAAAAAATGA
- the guaA gene encoding glutamine-hydrolyzing GMP synthase → MTVDIHSEKVLILDFGSQVTQLIARRVREQSVYCEIHPYNMALEKIKAFAPKGIILSGGPSSVYDKDAPHSDLGIYDLGIPILGICYGMQLMTQQLGGRVERCDKREFGRATLTLDGTSEVFAGFDGGAEVWMSHGDRIEEMPAGFVKMAHTQTCPVAAMKDDKRRFYGVQFHPEVVHTPRGDEMIGNFLFNVCGSQPTWTMANFIETEIEDIRKKVGTGKVLCALSGGVDSSVVAVLIHKAIGDQLQCVFVNNGLLRKGEAEKVVNLFTKHFKINLDYVDATDRFLGVLSGVSDPEKKRKIIGNEFIYLFEEEAKKLGQVDYLAQGTLYPDVIESVSTKGPSAVIKSHHNVGGLPEKMNLKLLEPVRELFKDEVRLLGKELGMPDEVVYRQPFPGPGLAIRCIGELSGEKLDILREADAIVIEEIRKAGLYRDIWQSFAVLLPVKTVGVMGDARTYEYTVALRAVNSLDGMTADWVKLPYELLGSISSRIINEVKGVNRVVYDISQKPPATIEWE, encoded by the coding sequence ATGACCGTAGATATCCATTCAGAGAAGGTGCTGATCCTCGACTTCGGCTCCCAGGTGACCCAGCTCATCGCACGCCGCGTGAGGGAGCAGAGCGTCTACTGCGAGATCCACCCCTACAACATGGCGCTCGAGAAGATAAAGGCGTTCGCACCGAAGGGGATCATCCTCTCCGGCGGCCCTTCCAGCGTCTACGACAAGGATGCCCCGCACTCCGACCTCGGCATCTATGACTTAGGCATTCCGATCCTCGGGATTTGCTACGGCATGCAGCTCATGACCCAGCAGTTGGGCGGGCGCGTCGAGCGTTGCGACAAGCGCGAGTTCGGCCGTGCCACCCTGACTCTCGACGGCACGAGCGAAGTCTTCGCCGGCTTCGACGGCGGCGCCGAGGTCTGGATGTCCCACGGCGACCGCATCGAAGAGATGCCCGCCGGCTTCGTCAAGATGGCCCACACCCAGACCTGCCCGGTCGCCGCGATGAAGGACGACAAGCGCCGCTTCTACGGCGTGCAGTTCCACCCCGAGGTGGTGCACACCCCGCGCGGCGACGAGATGATCGGCAACTTCCTGTTCAACGTCTGCGGTTCGCAGCCGACCTGGACCATGGCGAACTTCATCGAGACCGAGATCGAGGATATCCGCAAGAAGGTCGGCACCGGCAAGGTGCTCTGCGCCCTCTCCGGCGGGGTCGACTCCTCCGTCGTCGCGGTCCTCATCCACAAGGCGATCGGCGACCAGCTCCAGTGCGTCTTCGTGAACAACGGGCTCTTGAGGAAAGGGGAGGCCGAGAAGGTGGTTAACCTCTTCACCAAGCACTTCAAGATCAACCTCGACTACGTCGACGCCACCGACCGCTTCCTCGGCGTACTCTCCGGCGTCTCCGACCCGGAGAAGAAAAGGAAGATCATCGGCAACGAGTTCATCTACCTTTTCGAGGAGGAGGCCAAGAAGCTCGGGCAGGTGGACTACCTGGCCCAGGGAACCCTCTACCCCGACGTCATCGAATCCGTCTCCACCAAAGGGCCTTCCGCCGTCATCAAGAGCCACCACAACGTGGGTGGGCTCCCCGAGAAGATGAACCTGAAGCTCCTCGAGCCGGTGCGCGAGCTATTCAAGGACGAGGTGAGGCTCCTCGGCAAGGAACTCGGCATGCCCGACGAGGTGGTGTACCGTCAGCCCTTCCCGGGACCGGGCCTCGCCATCCGCTGCATCGGCGAGCTCTCCGGCGAAAAACTCGACATCCTGCGCGAAGCCGACGCCATCGTCATCGAAGAAATCCGCAAAGCTGGGTTATATCGCGACATCTGGCAGTCATTTGCCGTGCTGCTGCCGGTGAAAACCGTCGGCGTAATGGGTGACGCCCGCACCTACGAGTACACCGTAGCCCTGCGCGCGGTGAACTCCCTGGACGGCATGACCGCCGACTGGGTCAAGCTCCCGTACGAGCTTCTGGGGAGCATATCCTCCCGTATCATCAACGAAGTGAAGGGTGTCAACCGCGTGGTTTACGACATCAGCCAGAAGCCCCCCGCAACCATCGAGTGGGAATAA
- the guaB gene encoding IMP dehydrogenase, whose translation MLESSLPEGLTFDDVLLLPAHSLILPRDTDLSTRLTNNIQLNIPLVSAAMDTVTEARAAICMAREGGIGFIHKNLTVAEQAMEVDKVKKSESGMIVDPITMRPNQRIREALEMMAKYRISGVPITKANGKLVGILTNRDLRFETDLDLPISDRMTKRNLVTVPVGTTLEQAKEHLKHTRVEKLLVVDEEKNLKGLITIKDIEKIKKYPNACKDSLGRLRVGAAVGPTPDVDQRIEALMKAGVDVVVIDTAHGHSQGVIDAIARIKKTYPGLELIAGNIATAAAAEALIKVGVDAIKVGIGPGSICTTRVVAGIGVPQITAIAECSRVAKKYNIPLIADGGIKYSGDLTKAIAAGADVVMIGSLFAGTEESPGDTILYQGRAYKSYRGMGSIGAMKEGSKDRYFQSDVDSDVKLVPEGIEGMVPLRGPLSANVHQLMGGLRAGMGYTGSRSIVDLQKNGRFVRITGAGLKESHVHDVMITKEAPNYRVEK comes from the coding sequence ATGTTAGAAAGCAGCCTTCCCGAAGGTCTCACGTTTGACGACGTCCTGCTTCTCCCAGCCCACTCGCTTATCCTCCCCCGCGATACCGACCTTTCCACCCGTCTGACCAACAACATCCAGCTGAACATCCCGCTGGTGAGCGCCGCCATGGACACCGTCACGGAGGCGAGGGCAGCGATCTGCATGGCCCGGGAAGGGGGCATCGGTTTCATCCACAAGAACCTCACCGTCGCCGAGCAGGCGATGGAGGTGGACAAGGTGAAAAAGAGTGAGTCCGGGATGATCGTCGACCCGATCACCATGCGCCCGAACCAGCGCATCCGGGAAGCGCTCGAGATGATGGCCAAGTACCGCATCTCCGGGGTGCCGATAACGAAGGCCAACGGGAAGCTGGTCGGCATTCTGACCAACAGGGACCTCCGTTTCGAGACCGACCTCGATCTCCCCATCTCCGACAGGATGACCAAGCGAAACCTGGTCACCGTGCCGGTCGGGACCACCCTGGAACAGGCGAAAGAGCACCTGAAGCACACCAGGGTCGAGAAGCTTCTCGTCGTCGACGAGGAGAAGAACCTGAAGGGGCTCATCACCATCAAGGACATCGAGAAGATCAAGAAGTACCCGAACGCCTGCAAGGACTCCCTCGGCCGTCTGAGGGTCGGCGCCGCCGTAGGCCCCACCCCGGACGTGGACCAACGCATCGAGGCGCTCATGAAGGCCGGTGTCGACGTCGTCGTCATCGACACCGCCCACGGCCACTCCCAGGGGGTCATCGACGCCATCGCGCGCATCAAGAAGACCTACCCCGGCCTTGAGCTCATCGCCGGCAACATCGCCACCGCGGCCGCCGCCGAGGCGCTCATCAAGGTCGGCGTCGACGCCATCAAGGTCGGCATCGGGCCGGGCTCCATCTGCACCACCCGCGTGGTAGCCGGCATCGGCGTGCCGCAGATCACCGCAATCGCCGAGTGCTCCCGCGTCGCGAAGAAGTACAACATCCCGCTCATCGCCGACGGCGGCATCAAGTACTCGGGCGATCTCACCAAGGCCATCGCCGCCGGCGCCGACGTCGTCATGATCGGCTCCCTCTTCGCCGGTACCGAGGAGTCCCCGGGCGACACCATCCTGTACCAGGGGCGCGCCTACAAGAGCTACCGCGGCATGGGCTCCATCGGCGCCATGAAAGAGGGGAGCAAGGACCGCTACTTCCAGAGCGACGTCGACTCCGACGTGAAGCTCGTCCCGGAGGGGATCGAGGGTATGGTGCCGCTCAGGGGACCGCTCTCCGCCAACGTGCACCAGCTGATGGGCGGCCTGAGGGCCGGCATGGGCTACACCGGCAGCCGCAGCATCGTCGATCTGCAGAAAAACGGCCGCTTCGTCAGGATCACCGGCGCAGGTCTCAAGGAATCCCACGTCCACGACGTCATGATCACCAAAGAGGCCCCGAACTACCGCGTAGAGAAGTAA
- a CDS encoding M42 family metallopeptidase: MRDASFEFLQQLLAAPSPSGYEQPAQRVFRSYIEPFCQVATDVMGNVFGMIQGEGKDRPRVMVVGHSDEIGLQVRYLDDNGFIYFSPIGGVDPHITPGMRVHVHTSRGAINGVVGKRPIHLIEPKERDQVIKLDAQYIDIGAANKQEALEWVRVGDPITFASNLERLFGDRVSSRGLDDKAGSFVVAEVLRRVSELPNRLPVDLYGVSSVQEEVGLRGGTTSSYSVNPDVGICVEVDFATDQPDVDKKHNGEVGLGKGPILPRGANINPVLFDLLSGTARDNGIAVQYTGIARATGTDANPMQISRGGVATALVKLPLRYMHTPVETMSLSDLDHAVELIVASLSKMGRRDAFIPM, encoded by the coding sequence ATGCGCGACGCATCATTTGAGTTTCTGCAGCAGCTTCTGGCAGCCCCCAGCCCCTCGGGGTACGAGCAGCCTGCCCAGCGCGTTTTCCGCTCCTACATAGAACCTTTCTGCCAGGTCGCCACCGACGTAATGGGCAACGTGTTCGGCATGATCCAGGGAGAGGGGAAGGACCGTCCGCGCGTCATGGTGGTGGGGCACTCCGACGAGATCGGCCTGCAGGTGCGCTACCTGGACGACAACGGCTTCATCTACTTCTCGCCGATCGGCGGCGTCGATCCGCACATCACCCCGGGTATGCGCGTGCACGTGCACACCTCCCGCGGTGCGATAAACGGCGTCGTCGGGAAGCGCCCCATCCACCTGATCGAGCCCAAGGAGCGCGACCAGGTGATCAAGCTGGACGCCCAGTACATCGATATAGGCGCCGCCAACAAGCAGGAGGCCCTCGAGTGGGTCCGTGTCGGCGACCCGATCACCTTTGCGAGCAATCTCGAGCGTCTCTTCGGGGACCGCGTGAGCTCGCGCGGTCTCGACGACAAGGCGGGCAGCTTCGTGGTCGCCGAGGTGTTGCGCCGCGTCTCCGAACTGCCGAACCGGCTCCCGGTCGATCTCTACGGCGTCTCCTCGGTACAGGAGGAGGTCGGTCTCAGAGGCGGCACCACGAGTTCCTACTCGGTGAACCCGGACGTAGGCATCTGCGTCGAGGTGGACTTCGCCACCGATCAGCCCGACGTGGACAAAAAGCACAACGGCGAAGTGGGACTCGGCAAAGGGCCGATCCTGCCGCGCGGCGCGAACATAAACCCGGTGCTCTTCGATCTCCTCTCCGGCACCGCACGGGATAACGGCATCGCCGTGCAGTACACCGGCATCGCCCGGGCCACCGGCACCGACGCGAACCCGATGCAGATCTCGCGCGGCGGCGTCGCGACCGCCCTCGTCAAGCTTCCGCTGCGTTACATGCACACCCCGGTCGAGACCATGTCCCTCTCCGACCTGGACCATGCGGTCGAACTGATCGTCGCCTCCCTCTCGAAGATGGGGAGAAGGGACGCCTTCATCCCGATGTGA